The genomic region ATAAAAAAGCTTTACTGATCAGTTTTTGTCTGATTGCCGCCTTTATGATTGTAGAACTTATTGGTGGCTTTCTTACAAATAGCTTAGCGCTTATTTCTGATGCCGGGCATATGTTAAGCGATGCTGCATCCCTTGGACTGAGTCTTGTCGCTTTTAAGATAGGAGAAAAAGCTGCGAATACCAGCAAAACATACGGATATAAACGTTTTGAAATTTTAGCCGCTTTTATTAATGGTATTACCTTGCTGGCTATTTCCTTATATATATTCTGGGAAGCGTACCACCGCTTTTTGGCCCCCCCTAATGTAGGATCGGGAATGCTGATTATTGCCTTTATTGGTCTTGTTGTCAATATCGCAGTTGCCTGGATTCTTATGAAGGGAGACACAGAAGAGAATCTGAATTTACGCAGTGCCTTTTTACACGTTTTGGGTGATTTGCTTGGTTCAGTTGGGGCCATTGTTGCCGGTCTACTGATTATGTTCTTTAACTGGAATATAGCAGACCCTATAGCAAGTGTTATTGTTGCATTACTGGTCCTGATCAGCGGCTGGAGAGTGACCAGAGATTCCGTTCATGTGTTGATGGAAGGAAAGCCATCCCATATTGAAATGGATGTTGTTGAGGAAACACTGTGTAATATATCAGGCGTTAAAGAAGTACATGATTTGCACGTATGGGCCATCACTTCAGATTTTCCAACTTTAACCTGTCATTTAATAGTTAAGGATGATGTGAATCGCGATTCGATTTTAGAAAAGGCATCAAATCTCCTGCATGATAAATTTGAACTGCATCATACGACGATACAGATAGAAGGAGCCGATGCCAAATTCCATAAAAAAGAAGATAATTGTAATTAAAGAGGCGATAAATATGGAAAAAAACAAAAATGAGGGTTATAAAGAGCTGGATGAGGATACACTTTTTATTGTTTCTCAAACATTTAAAGCATTATCCGATCCAACAAGACTGCGGATTTTATACTTGTTATTTCAAAAGGAATATTCCGTTAATCAGATTGCAGATACGCTCAAGCTTAAGCAATCCAATGTTTCACATCAGCTTCGGTATTTAAAAGGCCTGCGATTAGTAAAGTTTCGCAGAGAGGGAACAACCATTTATTATTCCCATGATGACGAGCATGTGATGAAGATGCTCGACCAGACAATCCATCATGCTTTACACCAATAAATGATGTCTTACACGTAAAAATGCTCACTCATTCCATAAACTTTCGAAAAACTTGAAATTTCTTTACTCACAGACTTTTCTGTACAGGATTTTTTTTATATACTAAATGAGTATGGTACATGATTAGGACCTTGCACCTGGCTCAGCAAATTCATGTAATATAAATGAATGAGTTGAGTCAGAAGCGGTGTAATCCTATAATAAAAAGAGTAATGTATACGTTTACGAAATTCTAATGGGGGTAGTGAAAAGTGTCAAACAAAGGGTCAGAAAGTATTTGGGATCAGTTTCACGGCCCAAACATGGGTTACGTTGAAGAGCAATATGAACAATTTTTGGAAGACCCTGATTTGGTAGATCCGTCATTAAAGGATATCTTTCGTGAATATGGAGCACCTGAATGGATATCCCCTGGCGGAACCACACAACCAGGAGAAGCACAGGAATTATCAGATGGTGACGTACAAAAAATCTCTGCGACTATGAAGCTAGTAGAGGCCATTCGTCGCCATGGACATTTAGAAGCGAATATTTATCCAGTAGGCAGGAAAAAAGATCGCTATTCTCCACTTGTTGATCCAAAAAATTATGGTTTGTCGGATGAAGATTTACGTTCCATTCCGGCAAGATGGGTATGGAAAAATGCACCATCCAATGTAAACAATGCTTTGGATGTTGTTAAGACGTTAAAATCGCGGTATGCTGGCAAAATTTCTTTTGAATTTTATCATGTACATGATGATCAGGAACGAGAGTGGCTTCAGCAAAATGTTGAAACCGGCAATTTCAATGTTACTCTTAATCCTGAAGAAAAAAAGGAATTGCTGCAAAATATAGCTGAAGTAGAAGGGTTTGAGCAATTTCTTGGAAAAACATTTGTAGGGCAAAAGCGCTTTTCTATAGAAGGTTTGGACGTTATGGTTCCAATGCTGAACCGTCTCGTTCATGAAGCAAACAATGATTCCGTTGAGCATGTACTTATGGGAATGGCCCACCGCGGTCGTTTAAATGTGTTAGCCCATGTTCTTGGGAAACCATACGATTTAATTTTTTCCGAATTCCATTCCTCACCTGATAAAGAACTGATTCCATCTGAAGGTTCAACAGGGATCAACTATGGATGGACAGGTGATGTGAAATACCATTTTGGTGCTGATCGTGATATTAAAGGGAAGAATGAAAAAAGCACACATGTAACGCTTGCGCATAATCCATCTCATTTGGAATTTGTAAACCCTATTGTGGAAGGGTATACACGTGCAGCACAGGACGACCGCACACATAGTGGCTATGCTGAGCCTGATCTGAATAAGGCATTTACCATTTCCATACATGGAGATGCAGCCTTTATCGGTGAAGGTGTGGTTGCTGAAACATTAAATCTTTCCCGTTTAAGGGGCTATCACACAGGTGGAACGATTCATATTATTGCTAATAATCTCGTCGGCTTTACGACCAATAATACTGATGGACGTTCCACAACTTATGCAAGTGATTTGGCAAAAGGATTTGAAATCCCGGTCGTTCATGTCAATGCAGACGATCCAGAAGCTTGTTTAACAGCTGTTAATCTCGTCTACGAATATCGTAAAAAGTTTCATAAAGATATTTTAATTGACTTAGTTGGCTATCGTCGCTATGGACATAACGAAATGGATGAACCAAGATCCACCCAGCCGTATTTATATCAGAATATTGATGAGCATGAATCAGCACTTCACGTTTATGCCCAAAGTCTGGTTGAAGAAGGTGTAATTTCAGAAGATGAGTTTAAGCAACTGAAGAAAGATGTTTCCAAAAAGTTTAAGTCCATTTATGAAAGTATGAAAGAGGACGAACAGGATGAGCCTGAAGAGGCCGCGGTACCTGAGGCTCTCACCAATGGACTCGAAGAAATTGAAACAGCTGTCCCTTTGGAAACATTAGAAGAACTTAATGAGAACTTGCTTAAACGTCCGGAAGGATTTAACGTCTTTAAAAAGTTAGAGCGAATTCTTAAGAAGCGCGCAAAAGGATTTGAGGAAGGGAAAATTGACTGGTCATTAGGGGAAGCATTGGCCTTTGCCACGATTTTAAAAGACGGAACCCCGATTCGTATTACTGGTCAGGATACTGAACGAGGAACATTTGCTCATCGTCACGCGGTTCTGCATGATGTTGAAACAGAGGAAACGTACAGTCCATTTCATGATTTAGCAGGTGTTCATGCATCTTTTGATGTTTATAACAGCCCTCTGTCCGAAATAGGTGTGCTTGGGTTTGAGTACGGATACAGTGTTCAGTCCCCGGAAACGTTAGTGTTCTGGGAAGCACAGTTTGGCGATTTTGCCAATACCGGTCAGGTGATTCTTGATCAATTTATTGCTGCCGGACGTGCAAAATGGGGACAAAAATCAAATATGGTGCTGCTCCTTCCGCATGGGTATGAAGGACAGGGACCAGAGCATTCCAGTGCACGCTTGGAACGATTCTTACAGTTATCTGCTGAAAATAACTTTACGGTTGCGAATGTAACGTCATCAGCACAATTTTTCCACTTGCTGCGGAGGCAGGCTGCCATTGGAGGAAAAGATTCGGCACGTCCATTAGTTGTCATGACACCTAAGAGTCTTTTAAGAAATCCAAGAGTTGCTGCAGCACCAAGTGAGTTTACAGAAGGGAAGTTCAACCCGGTTGTTGAACAGAAAAACCTTGGCACGAAGAAGACAAAAGTAAAGCGTGTCGTGCTGGGCAGTGGCAAAATTATGGTCGACCTGGATGAAGCTCTTGATGAAAGAAGAGGGGAAGATTTCGATTGGCTTCATGTATTACGTGTTGAACAAATCTATCCATTCCCTGCAGAACAGATCAAGGGAATTTTAGCCCGTTATAAAAATGCAGAGGAAATTGTATGGGTTCAGGAAGAGCCTAGAAATGCCGGCAGCTGGGACTTCGTTAAGGAGGAGCTGCAGAAATTGGTGAAGGACAGTCAGACAGTGAAATATATTGGCCGTCCTAGACGTTCAGCGCCTTCCGTAGGTGAACCTAATATTCATAAAGCAGAACAGAGTAAGATTATAAACCAGACGCTAAAGCTTTCTAAAGGAGGAGATTCCCAGTGAAAGAGATAACAATTCCTGAACTAGCTGAATCCATCACAGAAGGTACGATTTCAGAGTGGCTTGTAAAAGAAGGGGATAAAGTCGAAAAAGGTGATCCAGTTGTAGAACTGGAAACAGATAAAGTAAATGTTGAAGTGAACACCGAATTTGAGGGTGTTTTAACAGAAATCGTTGCCGGTGAGGGAGAAGATGTTGAAATCGGCGATGTGATTGCCAAAGTAGACGAAAATGGAACAGCAGGTGGTGGAGCGTCAGCTGGGGAAACGAAGCCGGAAGAAAAAGAAAAAGAAACAGAAGCACCTGCAGAAGAGAAAAAGGCAGAGTCAGAACCAGCCCCTGCTGCTAAAGAAGAGCCGGCTGCAGCCAGTGATGAACAAGACCCTAACACGGCGCCTGTGGCTTCACCAGCAACAAGAAAACGTGCCCGTGAGCTAGGTATTGATTTAAATGAGCTCTATCCTAAAGATCCATTAGGCCGTGTACGTGTAGAGGACGTAGAACAGGCTGCAAGAGAAAAAGTGGAGAGCAGTAAAAAAGCAAAGGATTCCGGTAAGTCTAACAAAGACGCGGAGAAAACAGAATTTGATAAACCTGTTGAGCGTGTCCGGATGTCCCGTCGTCGTCAAACCATTGCCAAGCGTCTTGTAGATGTTCAGCATACGTCTGCTATGCTCACAACCTTTAATGAAGTTGATATGACCGCTGTAATGAACCTTCGTAAAGAACGCAAGGAAGCATTTCAGGAAAAGCATGGTGTGAAGCTTGGATTCATGTCCTTCTTTACTAAAGCAGTTGTTGGTGCACTTAAAGAATTCCCGCTCCTGAATGCAGAAATTCAAGGGGACGAAATTGTTAAGAAGAATTTTTATGATATTGGTATGGCCGTATCTACAGAAGATGGTCTGGTGGTACCGGTTGTAAGGGATGCCGATCGTCTGGACTTTGCCGGTATTGAGAATAAAGTCGGTGAGTTGGCGAAAAAAGCCCGGGATAAAAAGCTTGCCGTAGATGACATGCAAGGTGGAACCTTTACGATTACAAATGGAGGTACATTTGGATCCTTACTATCCACGCCAATCCTGAACTCACCACAGGTTGGTATTCTCGGTATGCATAAAATTCAAAAACGTCCAATGGTTATGCCGGACGACAGCATCGAGGTTCGCCCTATGATGTATCTTGCCCTATCCTACGATCACCGTATTGTAGATGGTCGTGAAGCCGTCCAATTCCTTGTAAGAATAAAAGAGATGCTGGAAGATCCGTATAGTCTCTTGCTGGAAGGATAATAGAATAGGATTTTTTAAAAGACATCCAATCTAGAATTGGGTGTCTTTTGAATTTAGATGGAGAGGATGAAGGCTAAAATTATAGGAGGAAACTTTAGATGTGGTCTTCATAAGTGTGATGAAGGCCAACTCAGAACGTATTTTTTTGAATATGTCCCTCAATCCATTGATGAAGGCCAAAACGCAATAGCCCAGTCGTGGAAATGTCCTTCATCTGATCCATGAAGGACAAATCAATCTCATAAAGCAGAAGAATAGTCCATCATCCCCATGTAATCAACGAATGTAAAGACAATGGCCCTCATCAACCACACTATATTTTCGAAAAATTCAATTTTTAGTGAAGAGAAGTCCAATTCCTGCATAAGATAACATTAATAAATCTTATGGGGGGAAATTCATGAGTGATGATAAGAGAAGCTTTGTGATATCAGAAGAAGATTGGTCTCTCCATAAAAAGGGATATGATGATCAGCAAAGGCACCAGGAAAAAGTCAGAGAAGCCATAAAAAACCGGTTGCCGGATCTCGTGACGGAAGAAAGTGTGATTATGTCTAAAGGTAAAGATGTCGTGAAGATCCCTGTACGTTCTTTAAATGAATATAAAATCAGGTATAACTTTGATAAAAATAAACATGCCGGCCAAGGGCAGGGAGACAGCAAAGTAGGAGATGTTGTAGCTAAGGACGGAAAGCCTGAGCAAGGGCAGGCAGGTAATGGTCAACAGCCAGGGGATCAGCCCGGTGAAGATTATTATGAAACCGAAGTATCCTTTGAAGAACTGGAAGAGGCTTTCTTTCAGCATCTGGAGCTGCCTAATCTGGAAGAAAAAGAGAAAGATGACATTGTAACCACAGATACGGAATTTAGAGATCTTCGTAAAACAGGTCTCACCGGAAATATTGATAAGAAGAGAAGTCTAAAAGAGGCGCTGAAGCGAAATGCCCAGGAAGGAGAGGCATCCTTTTCACCCATTTACCCTGATGATCTTCGCTTTAAAACCTGGGAGGATATCGAAAAGCCAGACTCAAAAGCTGTTATCATAGCCCTGATGGATACTTCAGGCAGCATGGGGATGTGGGAGAAATATATGGCGAGGAGTTTTTTCTTCTGGACGACACGTTTTCTTCGCAGAAATTATGATACAGTTGATATTGAATTTATTGCCCATCATACAGAAGCTAAAGTAGTTTCAGAGGATGAGTTTTTTTCAAAAGGAGAAAGTGGGGGAACCATTTGTTCTTCAGCCTATCGCAAAGCTTTGGAGGTTATAGAAGATCGATATAGCCCATCACGTTATAATATTTATCCTATTCATTTTTCTGATGGAGATAACTTAACTTCTGATAATCGAAACTGTGTGAGCCTTGTTGAAGAGTTGATGGAGAAGTCCAGCATGTTCTGTTATGGAGAAGTGAATCAGTATAACCGGCATTCTACATTGATGTCTGCTTATCACAAATTTGAAGATCCGAAGTTTAAACACTATGTTTTGAAGAGAAGGGCAGATGTGTTCCATGCCATGAAGGAGTTTTTCAGAAAAGAAGTAACAGAAGCGGGCTAGGGGATGGGAGGCTTTCCCGTCCTCTTTTCTGTATAAAAATACTTATTTTCTTCGTTATAGAAGGCGATTTAGAAGAAGGCTGCATGAATGATATGTTAAAATAACAGTAAATGAACGGGAAAGGAGTCTGACTGTGAAAAAGGGACTAATGGTAACCCTCATTTTCTTTATGACTACTCTGCTGACAGGGTGTAATTTGTTTGATGAAGTGAATGACTCCCTCGATTATGCGAATGAAGCAACAGAATATATTCATACACTAAGTGACTTTAATTCGGACTTGCCACAACTTATGGAAGAGGCAGCAAATAATCCTGAAGTTGAGAAGCAGCTGAATGAACGCTTGAATAATATAGAAGAGCAGATTAATGAATTTACACAGCTTGATCCACCAGCTGTCGCTGAAGATCTTCATCAACAATTCGTTAAGCATAGTGAAAACTTAAATCAAACCATTCAGAAGGTCACCGAACAAGGGGATGTTGCGATTGAACAGCTGGAAAATTCCCAGATTGTGGATACCGTTCGTGATATCACGGGTTTATTAAACCAACTTGAAAACTTAGGCTTATAAAAGTTTCCGTAGCTTTTCAGTATAAGAAAACTCATGTATAATACATTTAGACTTACGCATATATTATAAAAAGGCCGTTGGTGATTCACCAACGGCCGTACAATAGCCCAATTGGGGGCGACTCACACGTTAGAGCGTCAAAGTGGTAACTACCCTAACTTGCTTGCCAGGCTTACAGGGTGGTTACTTTTTTATTTCAGACAGTATCGTCGCGACGAATGTTCCAAAAGAAATCATTAACATCAGCGATTCGAATACTGTTATAAGCATCACCCCCTTGAGCAGGAGCAGGCGATGGCGGTGGTGGATCTGGAGCTTTTAAATATAAATACCTTTGGGAATCCCCTGGATATTCAATGTGTAATATCCAGTTTTTTGTGCATTAAGCGCGTAATCATGGGTGACAATTAAATTCAACTTTCAACCACTTTTTTGTTTAATTTACAAAAATCGGCATAAACTAAGCGTGACCTTTAAGAAAGGAGTGTTACCTGTGAATGTAAAAAGGGTTCTCGTCGCTTTTGGCATTATGCTACTTTTATTCACAGTGCAAAACGTGAATGTTTCAGCACAGACGGATACATACACGGTTCAACCGGGAGATACCTTATGGAAAATATCAGTAAGGTATGAAGTCGGGCTCTCAGAAATTATTAATGCCAATCCCCAATTCAGTAACCCTGATTTGATTTATCCAGGAGATAAAGTTTCTATCCCGTTAGGAGAAGGTACTCAATCGGTTGAAGAGGAAGTAGCCAGAATCACAAATGATTATCGTTCCCAAAATGGTCTAAGTCCTTTGAAATTTGATTGGGAACTGGCAAGGGTTGCCCGATATAAGTCCGAAGATATGAGGGATAAGGGGTATTTTTCCCATACTTCTCCAACGTATGGCTCTCCATTTACGATGATGCAGAATTTCGGAATCTCCTACACAAGGGCAGCAGAAAATATTGCAGCCGGACAGCGAACCGCACAGGAAGTTGTGCGATCATGGATGAACAGTCCCGGTCATCGGAAAAATATACTGGATCCCAATGTAACCCATATAGGTGTAGGCTATGCCAAGGGCGGAAGCTATGGACATTACTGGACTCAGATGTTTATAAAGAAATAACACTTTATAAGAAAAAAGTCCTTGTTTCAAAACAAGGACTTTTTTCTTATTTTATGCAAAACTAAAATAGCTTTATTGGTTCGTAATGACAATGGTTTTGGCAAAAAGGAATTGTATTTGCATTTATTTTCCTTTAAAAAAATTGTGGAAACATGTATGGGCTTTCCGTTATAATGTTTAAATGTGTGAAGATTTTCAGTAAATCGCTTTCAATCGTTTGAATTTCAAGACAGTAGTGAATCATTATAAGAGGATTTTTCGACAAGAAAGTCTTACTGTATGAAAGTCTTCCTGTATTCAAACAATAAAACCAGCAGGATCAAGGAGGTATAAATTGTGGATGTTGTAGGAATCTTATTTGGTATTTTAGCTATTTTAATAGTCATAGGAATCGCCTTTTTAATGTCTAACGAAAGGACAAAGATTAATTTCAAAGGTATTCTGGTTATGATTTTGTCGCAGCTGATCATTACCTACTTTTTATTCAAGACTGATATTGGTCAGGATATCATTTTAGCTATATCCAGTGGCTTTAATAAGCTGATTGAATTTGGTATGGCAGGTGTTAACTTTATTGCTGGAGGATTAGGCGGCTTTGAGAATGCATTTTTCTTTAATGTTCTGTTGATTATTGTCTTTTTCTCTACGTTATTAGCGGTATTAACTCACCTGAAAATCCTGCCATTAATTATTAAGTATCTTGGCTGGGGGATTTCCAAAATCACTGGTCTGCCAAAAGTTGAGTCGTTTAACGCTGTGAACAGTATCTTTTTTGGACAGTCAGAGGCATTGCTGGCCATTAAATCACAGTTTCATCATTTAGATAGCAATCGTTTATATATTGTAAGTGCATCAGCCATGGGATCTGTTTCGGCTTCCATTGTAGGAGCCTATATGCAGATGATTCCGGCAGAATATGTGTTAGTGGCTCTTCCTTTGAATATGTTCAGTGCCCTGATTGTTTCTTCTATCATCGCTCCTGTAGAGGTAAAGGATGAGAACGATGAAGTTGATATTAAAGATGTATCAGAAGCCAAAAGCTTTTTCGAAGCGATGGGGAATGGTGCATTAGATGGTGGACGTATTGCTCTGATTGTTGCAGCAATGTTAATTGCCTTTATTGCTGCATTGGAATTCGTAAACTGGATTATTCAATTTGCCTTTGCTGGCGTAACGCTGCAGCAAATCCTTGGCTATATTATAGCTCCTCTTGGAATTCTGATGGGTATTGCGCCAAGTGAGGTTATAGAAGCAGGAAGTATTATGGGTACAAAAATTGTCACGAATGAATTCGTTGCAATGGACCAATTTACCAATATTATGGGTGGCATGAGCGAGAAAACGGTCGGCATTGTATCTGTATTCCTGACAAGCTTTGCGAACTTCTCATCCATCGGTATTATCGCAGGTACTGTTCAGGGAATTGATCCTGAAAAAGGAAAAACAGTTTCTAAATATGGAATGAAGCTATTGATTGGTGCGACTCTTGCTTCCATTTTATCTGCAACTATTGCCGGACTAATTATCTCTCTTCCATTTTAAAATGCAGAGCTCTGAATAGGTCTCTAACAGGAATCTTAATGATTTCCTCTTTTTCAAGTATAAGTTTATGTGAATTTGGTAAGAGGTTTAAATAACCCCCATTCCCTGCATGAAAAGCATCTGGGATTTGGGGGTTATTTTTTATCTTCCCACGTATGGAAGTTTCCCTTTATCACGCACTAACTGGCCGTAATATCCCCCTTCAAGTTTTGAGGGTACACTCACAAGGATAAGTGGGGATAAACGGCCAGTAAATTCCTGATAAGTTCAACTAACCATTAGTGGGGGATGAACCCCCACTAATGGAAGTTTCCCTTTATAAGAGATTTCTTTTACGATAGAATGAGTGATAAGAATGGTTTACAATCGTTTGAATTGTACACATAGAAAGGACGACAGCATCAAATGAAAAATCAATCAATCGTTTTTACCGGGGGCGGAACAGCTGGTCATGTAGTCGTCAATTTAGCGCTGATTCCAGAGTTTATAAAGGATGGCTGGGATGTTCATTACATTGGCTCGCATCAGGGAATAGAACGGGAGCTTATAAGTGGTATGGACGGAATTACGTACCACGCTATTTCCACGGGAAAACTCCGTCGATACTTTGATAAGGAAAATTTTAAAGATCCGTTTCGGGTGTTAAAAGGAACCTGGCAATCATTGCGAATTTTGTCGAAAGTGAAGCCGCATACAGTTTTTTCAAAGGGTGGGTTTGTTTCGGTACCGGTTGTAACCGCCGCCAAACTAAAAGGGGTGCCTGCGATTATCCACGAATCAGATTACACGCCTGGACTTGCGAATAAGCTTGCTTTCCCATTTGCCAGAAAAGTGCTGGCCACTTTTCCGGAAACGATGAAATATTTACCGGAAAAGAAAGCAGAATGGGTCGGAGCGATTATTCGTGAGGAATTGTTTGAGGGGGATGAAGCAAAGGGTCTGCGGCAATGTGATTTCGTTAAGGATAAACCGGTTATTCTTATCATGGGAGGAAGTTCCGGATCCCAGAAATTAAACGACATTATCCGCAAGCATCTGGACACCTTATTAGATAAATTTCAAATCATCCACATCTGCGGGAAAGGAAAAGTGGATCCTTCCATTCATCGCTTTGGCTATGAGCAGTTTGAGTATGTACAGGATGAATTGAAAGACCTGATGGCTGCCGCTGATTTAGTGGTCTCGAGAGCTGGCTCCAATTCTATTTATGAATTTTTGGCTCTTAAGAAGCCGATGCTTCTCATTCCCTTATCAAGGCAAGCAAGCAGAGGGGATCAGATTTTAAATGCGAATTCTTTTAGAAAACAAGGGTTTGCCCGCGTCATTGAGGAAGAGGAATTACATGAAGAACGGTTCTTGAATGAGCTCCAACAATTGTGGATAGAAAGGGAAACGATTATCGATAAAATGATGGCTTATAAAAGCGAAGAAACGAAGGAAAAGGTTATACAAATGCTTAAGCACATCCAGTAAACAGATTTCCAGGGAGGAGATAAAATGACAGCTATTTATTGCCATTACTGCAGCAGAGAGATTCGGGACCAGGATGAGCTGGTAACGGCATCAAAGTGGTTTCGGTTGAAGGCTTTTCATTACCAATGTTATCAGGACTTAGAGCAGGAAGCGGTATTGGTAAGCAATGTCTGGGTTCCTGTAAACGGAATGTCAGGAAATATCTCCTCAGGTTTGATGCTGCTATTATCGATTTGGATGCTGACGGCAAATACGTGGGGATTCATAGGGGATGCTATCGGGGTTATTGCTCTGTATCAGGTGATTTTACGTATTCTGTCCTTATTGATTATTGAAAATCGGCTCCCTAAATATGTTGAAAATAAAAAACCCCTGGATAGAGGATAATATAGGACGTGGAGTTTGCGTTTCTTTTCTGAAAAAATTATGATCTAGTTAGAGGCTAAGAAAGGAGATGTTGGTATGAGTTTAACCAGTACTTCAACATTACATAATGGTGTTAAAATTCCATGGGTAGGTTTAGGTGTTTATAAAGTGGATAAGGGTGAAGTAGCTCTGGATACCGTTAAATCAGCTCTTGACCTTGGTTATCGCAGTATTGATACAGCATCTTTTTATGAAAATGAAAAAGAAGTCGGTCAGGCGATTCGTGACAGTGGATTGAGTCGTGAAGAAATTTTTGTTACGAGTAAAGTATGGAACACTGAACAGGGGTATGAAGAAACCTTGAAAGCCTTTGATAATAGCCTGAATAAGCTTGGCTTGGACTATCTGGATCTGTATTTAATACACTGGCCTGTACCAGGCAAATTCAAGGATACATGGCGAGCGCTTGAAGAGATCTATGAGCAGGGGAAAGTCCGTGCAATTGGAGTCAGTAACTTCCAAATTCACCATCTGGAAGACTTAATGAAAGATGCCAAAATTAAACCTATGGTCGATCAGGTCGAGTTTCACCCGCAGTTGTATCAAAAGGATCTATTAGACTTCTGCAGCGAAAATGACATTCAACTGGAGGCTTGGGGACCTTTAGGCAGAAGTCGTTATCTGGATGATCCTGTTTTGAACGAGATTGCAGAAAAATACGGAAAAAGTCCCGCACAAGTAATGCTTCGCTGGCATCACCAGCACGAAATTGTCATTATACCAAAATCGACGAAGCCCCATCGCCAAAAAGAAAATGCGGATTTATTTGACTTTGAGCTATCGGAAGAAGACATGAAAAACATTGATGAGTTAAACCAGGATAAGCGAACAGGGAAGCATCCTGATGAGTTTCCTTATTGAAACTAAAGACATCAGCTCCAATTAAGGGCTGATGTCTTTTTATGTAGAAATTTCCCGGGAAATATACAAGGCTAGTAGCCGTTGACAACAAGATCAAGTTTTCCGGTATGAGGATCAATGACCAAACCATGCACAGGTATCGTTTCCGGAATCAGTGGATGATGGTTTAGAATATCGACACTATTTTTTACATTATCCTCTACATTTGTAAAACCTTTTAAGAATTCCTTTGCATCTGTATTTTGATTAGTTTCAAATGCTTCAATCTGCTCCCTGGATATTCCTCTGGTCTCTAATTTCTTAACTAAATCATCCGGGTTAACCTTCCCCATACCGCAATCATGATGACCAATCACCATTACCTCATCGGCGTTTAAGGCATGAATACCGACTAAAATACTTTTCACCGCACCGTCTGTAGGGGATGAGACCATAGCTCCGGCATTTT from Virgibacillus sp. MSP4-1 harbors:
- a CDS encoding undecaprenyldiphospho-muramoylpentapeptide beta-N-acetylglucosaminyltransferase translates to MKNQSIVFTGGGTAGHVVVNLALIPEFIKDGWDVHYIGSHQGIERELISGMDGITYHAISTGKLRRYFDKENFKDPFRVLKGTWQSLRILSKVKPHTVFSKGGFVSVPVVTAAKLKGVPAIIHESDYTPGLANKLAFPFARKVLATFPETMKYLPEKKAEWVGAIIREELFEGDEAKGLRQCDFVKDKPVILIMGGSSGSQKLNDIIRKHLDTLLDKFQIIHICGKGKVDPSIHRFGYEQFEYVQDELKDLMAAADLVVSRAGSNSIYEFLALKKPMLLIPLSRQASRGDQILNANSFRKQGFARVIEEEELHEERFLNELQQLWIERETIIDKMMAYKSEETKEKVIQMLKHIQ
- a CDS encoding aldo/keto reductase, yielding MSLTSTSTLHNGVKIPWVGLGVYKVDKGEVALDTVKSALDLGYRSIDTASFYENEKEVGQAIRDSGLSREEIFVTSKVWNTEQGYEETLKAFDNSLNKLGLDYLDLYLIHWPVPGKFKDTWRALEEIYEQGKVRAIGVSNFQIHHLEDLMKDAKIKPMVDQVEFHPQLYQKDLLDFCSENDIQLEAWGPLGRSRYLDDPVLNEIAEKYGKSPAQVMLRWHHQHEIVIIPKSTKPHRQKENADLFDFELSEEDMKNIDELNQDKRTGKHPDEFPY
- a CDS encoding carbonic anhydrase, with protein sequence MLLDQILEFNDRFVQDRQYEPYETDGLPDKKVVILSCMDTRLVELLPQALNIKNGDVKLVKNAGAMVSSPTDGAVKSILVGIHALNADEVMVIGHHDCGMGKVNPDDLVKKLETRGISREQIEAFETNQNTDAKEFLKGFTNVEDNVKNSVDILNHHPLIPETIPVHGLVIDPHTGKLDLVVNGY
- a CDS encoding NupC/NupG family nucleoside CNT transporter; the protein is MSNERTKINFKGILVMILSQLIITYFLFKTDIGQDIILAISSGFNKLIEFGMAGVNFIAGGLGGFENAFFFNVLLIIVFFSTLLAVLTHLKILPLIIKYLGWGISKITGLPKVESFNAVNSIFFGQSEALLAIKSQFHHLDSNRLYIVSASAMGSVSASIVGAYMQMIPAEYVLVALPLNMFSALIVSSIIAPVEVKDENDEVDIKDVSEAKSFFEAMGNGALDGGRIALIVAAMLIAFIAALEFVNWIIQFAFAGVTLQQILGYIIAPLGILMGIAPSEVIEAGSIMGTKIVTNEFVAMDQFTNIMGGMSEKTVGIVSVFLTSFANFSSIGIIAGTVQGIDPEKGKTVSKYGMKLLIGATLASILSATIAGLIISLPF
- the safA gene encoding SafA/ExsA family spore coat assembly protein, yielding MLLLFTVQNVNVSAQTDTYTVQPGDTLWKISVRYEVGLSEIINANPQFSNPDLIYPGDKVSIPLGEGTQSVEEEVARITNDYRSQNGLSPLKFDWELARVARYKSEDMRDKGYFSHTSPTYGSPFTMMQNFGISYTRAAENIAAGQRTAQEVVRSWMNSPGHRKNILDPNVTHIGVGYAKGGSYGHYWTQMFIKK
- a CDS encoding DUF6376 family protein, with translation MKKGLMVTLIFFMTTLLTGCNLFDEVNDSLDYANEATEYIHTLSDFNSDLPQLMEEAANNPEVEKQLNERLNNIEEQINEFTQLDPPAVAEDLHQQFVKHSENLNQTIQKVTEQGDVAIEQLENSQIVDTVRDITGLLNQLENLGL
- a CDS encoding putative holin-like toxin; its protein translation is MLITVFESLMLMISFGTFVATILSEIKK